In a single window of the Pseudogemmatithrix spongiicola genome:
- a CDS encoding sensor histidine kinase, whose product MPQSIRARLTLWYAGSVLLILLAGTWTARSYLRQSIEGEYARSQEAAAVLVRGFFRAEVLEYRVVEGTIGHIVGELAIPDRHIHFVRPDGSDYAPPPEIHVMPLPVLEPPLREIVRPLDPELAPGWEVRLTSSAAPLTRQLAAVDRGALLAIPLAVLFAVVLGWVLTGRTLRPVAAMAEAADRITADTSGRLPIAAADDELGRLGLRFNALLDRLDQAMATQRRFLADAAHELRTPIARARGAGDLALSLPEGADDRSALQRTQQELEVMSRLVDELLELARSDAGREAAGLQPGFLDDVVADVAGRFDAVAKRHDLRLEIDVADEAPVRMDAAALARMVGIFVDNAIRYTPAGGTVRVAVRAERAGALLVVEDSGIGIPDHERARLFERFFRGAAARQRAPDGSGLGLPIARAIADRHGAQIAFDANIPTGTRITVRFPRA is encoded by the coding sequence ATGCCGCAGTCCATCCGCGCCCGCCTCACGCTGTGGTACGCCGGGTCCGTGCTCCTCATCCTGCTTGCCGGCACGTGGACGGCGCGCAGCTACCTGCGGCAGTCGATCGAGGGCGAGTACGCCCGCTCGCAGGAGGCGGCCGCCGTACTCGTCCGCGGATTCTTCCGCGCCGAGGTGCTGGAGTACCGCGTCGTCGAGGGGACCATCGGGCACATCGTCGGCGAGCTGGCGATTCCCGATCGTCACATCCATTTCGTGCGACCCGACGGCAGCGACTACGCACCGCCGCCGGAGATCCACGTCATGCCGCTGCCGGTGCTCGAGCCGCCGCTGCGCGAGATCGTGCGTCCGCTGGACCCCGAGCTCGCGCCCGGCTGGGAGGTGCGCCTCACGTCGTCTGCCGCGCCGCTCACGCGCCAGCTCGCCGCCGTGGACCGCGGCGCGCTGCTTGCCATTCCACTGGCCGTGCTCTTCGCCGTCGTACTCGGCTGGGTGCTCACCGGCCGCACCCTGCGCCCCGTGGCGGCAATGGCCGAGGCGGCCGACCGCATCACGGCCGATACCTCGGGCCGCCTGCCGATCGCCGCGGCGGACGACGAGCTCGGCCGCCTCGGCCTGCGGTTCAATGCCCTGTTGGACCGCCTCGATCAGGCGATGGCGACGCAGCGCCGTTTCCTCGCCGACGCCGCGCACGAGCTGCGCACACCCATCGCGCGCGCGCGCGGCGCTGGCGATCTCGCGCTGTCGCTGCCCGAAGGCGCCGATGACCGCAGCGCGCTGCAGCGGACACAGCAGGAGCTGGAAGTGATGTCGCGCTTGGTTGACGAGCTGCTCGAACTCGCGCGCAGCGATGCGGGCCGCGAGGCGGCGGGCCTGCAGCCCGGCTTCCTCGATGATGTCGTCGCGGACGTCGCGGGCCGCTTCGACGCCGTGGCCAAGCGCCACGACCTGCGCTTGGAGATCGATGTAGCCGATGAGGCGCCGGTGCGCATGGACGCGGCGGCCCTCGCGCGCATGGTCGGCATCTTCGTCGACAACGCCATCCGCTACACGCCGGCCGGCGGCACGGTGCGCGTGGCGGTGCGGGCCGAACGCGCGGGCGCCCTCCTCGTCGTCGAAGACAGCGGCATCGGAATCCCAGACCACGAGCGGGCGCGGCTCTTCGAGCGGTTCTTCCGCGGTGCTGCCGCACGGCAGCGCGCACCCGACGGATCGGGGCTCGGCCTCCCCATTGCCCGCGCCATCGCCGACCGGCACGGCGCGCAAATCGCGTTCGACGCGAACATCCCGACCGGTACGCGAATCACCGTGCGCTTCCCGCGCGCATGA
- a CDS encoding TolC family protein has translation MPRLSFGAVCALMLLASAMPAQEAVTAGAQPSLTLEQAVERAMRSGPGAQAASAARQIVVGRARADAQWANPTFELRRENEGAPLPYDDFATFTLPVSVTGRRFALRSALGAARERGIADSLFVQREAGFDAAREWWALWTAASTATFATAQAARFAELARFDSLRAAEGVIAEASAMRTRLEAERAGYHAVQAIAAAGRARAALAARLGVEDPRQLALAAPPALEVAALTFDADEAIAQALAQRPDVRAAQAAAREAERRRAAEARGSVADVGVTAGYKGTGGYAAGVVGLFVTPPILNANGGNRERATGEWLLADAERRALEIRVRGEVQAAFDAVRAMDAMAIRADATSAQRADELAAAAEAAYREGHATLTETLEALRAVTDVRAAALQATADRHLIRLELRRAMGAPVLEMP, from the coding sequence ATGCCACGACTCTCCTTCGGCGCCGTGTGCGCCCTCATGCTCTTGGCCTCGGCCATGCCGGCCCAAGAGGCCGTGACGGCAGGAGCGCAGCCATCGCTCACGCTCGAGCAAGCGGTGGAACGTGCCATGCGGTCCGGGCCCGGCGCACAGGCCGCGTCGGCGGCGCGCCAGATCGTCGTCGGCCGCGCACGCGCCGACGCGCAATGGGCCAATCCCACGTTCGAACTGCGGCGCGAGAACGAAGGCGCGCCGCTGCCGTACGACGACTTTGCGACCTTCACGCTACCGGTCTCGGTCACGGGGCGTCGCTTCGCGCTGCGCAGCGCGCTCGGTGCGGCGCGGGAGCGGGGCATCGCCGATTCGCTCTTCGTGCAGCGCGAGGCCGGCTTCGACGCCGCGCGCGAGTGGTGGGCGCTGTGGACCGCCGCGTCCACCGCGACGTTCGCCACCGCGCAGGCTGCGCGCTTCGCCGAGCTCGCCCGTTTCGATTCGCTGCGAGCGGCCGAGGGCGTGATCGCCGAGGCCAGCGCCATGCGCACGCGCCTGGAGGCCGAGCGCGCCGGCTATCACGCGGTGCAAGCCATCGCCGCGGCGGGACGCGCGCGCGCCGCACTCGCGGCGCGACTCGGCGTCGAAGACCCGCGCCAACTCGCGCTGGCCGCGCCGCCCGCGCTCGAGGTCGCCGCGCTGACCTTCGACGCGGACGAAGCGATCGCGCAGGCACTCGCGCAGCGGCCCGATGTGCGGGCCGCGCAGGCCGCCGCCCGCGAAGCCGAGCGCCGCCGCGCGGCCGAGGCCCGCGGCAGCGTCGCTGACGTCGGGGTCACGGCGGGCTACAAAGGAACCGGTGGCTACGCCGCGGGCGTCGTCGGGCTCTTCGTCACGCCGCCGATTCTCAACGCCAACGGCGGCAACCGCGAGCGCGCGACCGGCGAATGGCTCCTCGCGGACGCCGAGCGCCGGGCCCTCGAGATTCGCGTGCGCGGCGAGGTGCAAGCGGCCTTCGACGCCGTGCGGGCCATGGACGCGATGGCTATCCGTGCCGATGCCACGAGCGCGCAGCGTGCCGACGAACTTGCGGCGGCCGCCGAGGCGGCGTACCGCGAAGGCCACGCCACACTCACCGAAACGCTGGAAGCGTTGCGCGCCGTCACCGATGTGCGGGCCGCCGCGCTGCAGGCCACGGCTGACCGCCACTTGATCCGACTCGAACTGCGGCGCGCGATGGGCGCGCCGGTCCTGGAGATGCCCTGA
- a CDS encoding efflux RND transporter periplasmic adaptor subunit, which yields MRALFALALVSLAACGTDQPEAAAEAGAVADTALIDAAALRIGGFTLAAASNEAWREAWRLPAHVSYDPNDAQPLGSLVEGRVLEVRAYPGDRVREGDVLVVVHSHEMMDARQRLVAARAASTSADSNLAVAQQAVGRGERLLAAKAIATAEVERLRAARTAAVATRDAAHAELERAEGYVKHLIGDGPTGNADEHAALVRAPFDGVVTGRAALPGQVVLVGQELITVARGAGLGVVMRLPEEAIAGVRTGEAVRFRVPAYPGRTFDARITRIAPVVDSTSRAIEVWARAAADAQSLLRAEMTADAELLGADGAPTLSVPAEAVQLFEGDTVVVRGTRLGEGMLIEAVPVRVGRRTSQRAEILAGLAVGDSVVTRGAALAKAEILKRQGAGEGGHDH from the coding sequence ATGCGCGCACTGTTCGCCCTCGCCCTCGTCTCGCTTGCGGCCTGCGGCACCGACCAGCCCGAGGCTGCGGCTGAGGCCGGCGCCGTCGCCGATACGGCGCTCATCGATGCCGCGGCGTTGCGCATCGGCGGCTTCACCCTCGCGGCGGCGAGCAACGAGGCCTGGCGCGAGGCCTGGCGGCTGCCGGCGCATGTGTCGTACGACCCCAACGACGCGCAGCCGCTCGGTTCACTCGTCGAGGGCCGCGTGCTCGAGGTGCGGGCCTACCCCGGCGACCGCGTGCGCGAGGGTGACGTGCTCGTCGTCGTGCATTCGCACGAGATGATGGATGCCCGCCAGCGCCTCGTCGCGGCCCGCGCGGCCAGCACCAGTGCCGATTCCAACCTCGCCGTGGCCCAGCAAGCGGTGGGACGGGGCGAGCGCCTGCTCGCCGCAAAGGCCATCGCGACGGCGGAGGTCGAACGGCTGCGCGCCGCACGCACCGCGGCCGTCGCCACGCGCGACGCCGCGCATGCGGAACTCGAACGCGCCGAGGGCTACGTGAAGCATCTCATCGGCGATGGCCCCACGGGGAACGCCGACGAACACGCGGCGCTGGTGCGAGCGCCCTTCGACGGTGTCGTCACCGGCCGCGCCGCCCTCCCCGGGCAGGTGGTCCTCGTCGGGCAGGAGTTGATCACCGTGGCCCGCGGCGCCGGCCTCGGCGTCGTGATGCGCCTACCCGAGGAGGCCATCGCCGGCGTGCGCACGGGCGAGGCCGTGCGCTTCCGCGTGCCGGCGTACCCCGGACGCACGTTCGATGCCCGCATCACGCGCATCGCACCGGTGGTGGACTCCACCAGTCGCGCCATCGAGGTCTGGGCCCGCGCCGCCGCCGACGCGCAGTCGCTGCTGCGCGCCGAGATGACTGCCGACGCCGAGCTGCTCGGCGCCGATGGCGCGCCGACGCTCTCGGTGCCGGCCGAGGCCGTGCAACTCTTCGAGGGCGATACCGTGGTCGTGCGCGGCACGCGACTCGGCGAGGGCATGTTGATCGAGGCCGTGCCCGTGCGCGTGGGGCGCCGCACCTCGCAGCGCGCTGAGATCCTCGCGGGCCTCGCCGTCGGCGATTCCGTGGTGACGCGCGGAGCCGCGCTCGCCAAGGCGGAGATCCTCAAGCGGCAGGGCGCGGGCGAAGGAGGCCACGACCATTGA
- a CDS encoding asparaginase domain-containing protein — MTPPTIRLLVTGGTFDKQYDEIHGTLSFGSSHVEDVLRRGRCLVPLVSEVLMLKDSLDLTDDDRARIVAAARASAEPRLVVTHGTDTMVDSARALAAADLDKTIVLTGAMIPYAFGSSDGLFNLGSALSFAQVLPPGVYVAMNGRVFPWDNVRKNRERGVFEPAR, encoded by the coding sequence ATGACGCCCCCCACCATCCGCCTCCTCGTTACCGGCGGCACTTTCGACAAGCAGTACGACGAGATCCACGGCACCCTGTCGTTCGGGAGCTCGCACGTCGAGGACGTGCTGCGGCGCGGTCGCTGCCTCGTCCCGTTGGTGAGCGAGGTCCTGATGCTGAAGGATTCGCTCGATCTCACCGACGACGACCGGGCGCGCATCGTGGCGGCGGCGCGCGCCAGCGCCGAGCCGCGGCTCGTGGTCACGCACGGCACGGACACCATGGTCGACTCGGCCCGCGCGCTGGCCGCGGCCGACCTCGACAAGACGATCGTGCTCACCGGCGCGATGATTCCCTATGCCTTCGGCTCGTCGGACGGCCTCTTCAACCTCGGCTCCGCGCTGAGCTTCGCACAGGTGCTGCCGCCTGGCGTGTACGTGGCGATGAACGGGCGCGTGTTCCCGTGGGACAACGTGCGCAAGAACCGTGAGCGCGGGGTGTTCGAACCCGCGCGCTAG
- a CDS encoding response regulator transcription factor yields the protein MRLLLVEDDARMAATAGQFLRNHGFAVDHAASGRAALELAALNPYDALVLDLGLPDLDGLEVCRRLRRAHPSLRILMATARDAVEARIAGLDIGADDYLVKPYALGELVARLRALLRRPADALPPVLHVGALALDTGNRSARRGPRAIALTAKEYAVLEVLMRHPGQVLTREHISQHAWDDNYDPFSNVIDVYIGRLRKKIDMPGEPAMLETMRGAGYRLASPAPAPEREASR from the coding sequence ATGCGCCTCCTCCTCGTCGAAGACGATGCCCGGATGGCCGCCACGGCCGGCCAGTTCCTGCGCAACCACGGCTTCGCCGTGGACCACGCCGCCAGCGGTCGCGCGGCGCTCGAGCTTGCGGCACTGAATCCCTACGATGCCCTGGTGCTCGACCTCGGACTCCCCGACCTCGACGGCCTCGAGGTCTGCCGGCGCCTGCGTCGCGCCCATCCCTCGCTGCGCATCCTGATGGCCACGGCGCGCGACGCGGTCGAGGCGCGCATCGCCGGGCTCGATATCGGGGCCGACGACTATCTCGTGAAGCCCTACGCGCTGGGCGAACTCGTGGCGCGGCTGCGGGCCCTGCTGCGCCGTCCCGCAGACGCTTTGCCGCCGGTGCTGCACGTCGGCGCCCTGGCGCTCGATACCGGCAATCGCAGTGCCCGCCGCGGCCCGCGTGCGATCGCCCTCACCGCCAAGGAGTACGCGGTGCTCGAGGTGCTCATGCGCCACCCGGGGCAGGTGCTCACCCGCGAGCACATCAGCCAGCATGCCTGGGACGACAACTACGATCCGTTCAGCAACGTCATCGACGTGTACATCGGCCGGCTGCGCAAGAAGATCGACATGCCGGGCGAACCCGCGATGCTCGAGACGATGCGCGGCGCCGGATACCGATTGGCGTCCCCCGCGCCTGCGCCGGAACGCGAGGCGTCGCGCTGA